Proteins from a genomic interval of Methanoplanus endosymbiosus:
- a CDS encoding tRNA uridine(34) 5-carboxymethylaminomethyl modification radical SAM/GNAT enzyme Elp3 produces MNTDPKNQDFVLRELISRILSEAKDASDVPRIKTSVAKKYRLHSIPRNSEIFVSATEEEKTLLRPIIQVKPSRTISGVAPVAVMTSPHTCPHGICLPCPGGPNHPFKSPQSYTGEEPAALRGRQLEYQPYVQVQTRLRQFEMLGHHIDKAELIVMGGTMTARDTDYQEWFMRSCIRAMNEYGSEDRGDIFTFEELCRENETSNVRCIAVTFETRPDWCRKEHIDSMLSLGVTKVEIGVQQLDDRILDFNRRGHHVSESVKANRLLRDAGIKVGFHIMPNLPSATIEDDMKMFDTLFTDERFCPDFLKIYPTLVTPGSEIEDMWKKGDYDVYDEDKLVDLVAYGKSCLPEYVRLQRVQRDIPAKLIVAGSHFSNFRQLAGSRLTEKGGKCHCIRCREAGRNRIDEEPHIEVTEYPCCGGREFFIQFTANDALIGFARLRLPNMPWKNELKGAALLRELHVYGSVVPISGSAGDGEWQHKNFGDRLLKHAESIAAENGYEKIAVMSGIGVRPYYLKRGYRRIGPYMVKEIR; encoded by the coding sequence TTGAACACTGACCCCAAAAATCAGGATTTTGTTTTAAGGGAATTAATCTCCCGAATTTTATCGGAAGCCAAAGATGCTTCAGATGTTCCGCGAATAAAGACATCTGTTGCAAAAAAGTACAGGCTTCATTCTATCCCGCGCAATTCAGAGATCTTTGTTTCTGCGACTGAGGAAGAGAAGACACTTCTAAGACCTATAATTCAGGTTAAACCCTCAAGAACCATCTCCGGAGTTGCACCTGTGGCAGTTATGACCTCGCCGCATACATGCCCCCATGGAATATGTCTGCCATGCCCCGGAGGTCCAAATCATCCGTTTAAATCACCACAGAGTTATACCGGTGAGGAACCGGCGGCTCTTAGGGGCAGACAGCTTGAATATCAGCCTTATGTTCAGGTTCAGACAAGGCTCAGACAGTTTGAGATGCTTGGTCATCACATTGACAAAGCCGAGCTTATTGTGATGGGCGGTACGATGACTGCGAGGGATACTGACTATCAGGAATGGTTTATGAGATCCTGCATCCGTGCAATGAATGAATATGGTTCAGAAGACAGAGGAGATATATTCACATTTGAAGAGCTTTGCAGGGAGAATGAAACATCCAATGTACGGTGCATTGCAGTAACCTTTGAAACAAGACCTGACTGGTGCAGAAAAGAGCACATTGACAGCATGCTTTCACTTGGAGTTACAAAAGTTGAAATCGGTGTGCAGCAGCTTGATGACCGGATTTTAGACTTCAACAGAAGGGGTCATCACGTAAGTGAATCTGTAAAAGCTAACAGACTTCTGCGCGATGCAGGAATTAAGGTTGGTTTTCATATCATGCCAAATCTTCCATCGGCAACGATTGAGGATGATATGAAGATGTTTGACACTCTCTTTACTGATGAAAGATTCTGCCCCGACTTTCTGAAGATATATCCGACACTTGTAACCCCGGGTTCGGAGATTGAGGATATGTGGAAGAAAGGAGATTATGATGTCTATGATGAGGACAAACTCGTTGATCTCGTAGCTTATGGCAAATCCTGCCTTCCTGAATATGTGCGCCTGCAGAGGGTTCAGCGTGACATTCCCGCAAAGCTGATCGTTGCCGGATCGCACTTCAGTAATTTCAGACAGCTTGCGGGCAGCAGACTGACTGAAAAGGGCGGGAAGTGCCACTGCATACGGTGCAGGGAAGCCGGAAGAAACAGAATAGATGAAGAACCGCATATTGAGGTGACTGAATATCCATGCTGTGGCGGCAGGGAATTTTTCATTCAGTTCACTGCAAATGATGCGCTCATTGGTTTTGCAAGGCTCAGGCTTCCGAACATGCCCTGGAAGAATGAACTTAAAGGTGCGGCACTGCTCAGGGAACTCCACGTGTACGGCTCTGTTGTGCCGATATCCGGTTCTGCCGGAGACGGAGAGTGGCAGCATAAGAACTTTGGTGATCGCCTCCTCAAACACGCAGAGAGTATTGCAGCGGAGAATGGCTATGAAAAGATTGCTGTGATGAGCGGAATCGGTGTCAGGCCATATTATCTGAAGAGGGGCTACAGAAGAATCGGCCCTTATATGGTGAAGGAAATCCGATGA
- the priS gene encoding DNA primase catalytic subunit PriS, which yields MNAATLEYLKQNFQNYYKKATIEIPPALEQREWGFIFFDTSDEVRMKRHISFSSKPEVENYLRAMIPRHVYHSTAYYRTPSAGTMPDKEWCGADLIFDLDADHIVRGAYDLMLARVKEEVFKLIAMLRDELGFSEKDMFLVFSGGRGYHIHIRNLEVLGWSSAERRGIVDYVCGTGIDPQIMLKSRMSGSGWPERYREILSEYLAGLSSVEKKSAVKKITALRGIGEKSALNFIESSPALSKALTSGREGIVLSETQKKVFEVLKGDSEEFKEIFNKRAVLTDEPVTTDIKRLIRMPGSLHGGSSMRVVSMPVSELDGFDPLTDAVVFGEDEIIVDSKFPVTMPILGNKYSLDKGINRVPEALALFLCARGIAEYSGAKR from the coding sequence ATGAATGCCGCAACTCTGGAATATTTAAAACAGAATTTCCAGAATTACTACAAAAAAGCCACAATAGAGATACCTCCGGCTCTTGAACAGCGAGAATGGGGATTCATATTTTTTGATACTTCCGACGAGGTAAGGATGAAGCGCCACATATCATTCAGCTCAAAGCCTGAAGTTGAGAATTATCTCCGCGCCATGATTCCACGCCATGTCTATCATTCGACAGCATACTACCGCACTCCGTCAGCAGGGACAATGCCCGATAAGGAATGGTGCGGAGCAGATCTTATATTTGATCTTGATGCCGACCACATAGTCCGGGGCGCATATGATCTGATGCTTGCCCGTGTGAAGGAGGAGGTATTCAAACTCATTGCTATGCTGCGCGATGAACTTGGTTTTTCAGAAAAGGATATGTTCCTTGTCTTCTCCGGAGGAAGGGGCTATCATATCCATATCAGGAACCTTGAGGTTTTGGGCTGGAGCAGTGCTGAGAGGCGCGGGATTGTTGATTATGTCTGCGGGACAGGAATTGATCCGCAGATTATGCTAAAGTCCCGTATGTCCGGTTCAGGATGGCCTGAGAGGTACAGAGAGATCCTCTCTGAGTACCTTGCCGGCCTCTCTTCCGTAGAAAAAAAGAGCGCAGTCAAAAAAATTACTGCACTCAGAGGAATTGGTGAAAAATCCGCTCTGAACTTCATTGAATCATCTCCGGCATTATCAAAGGCCCTAACATCAGGCAGGGAAGGCATTGTTCTCTCCGAAACGCAGAAAAAGGTATTTGAGGTACTTAAAGGAGATTCAGAAGAATTTAAAGAGATATTTAACAAACGTGCTGTCCTGACCGATGAACCGGTTACAACTGATATAAAACGCCTTATACGGATGCCCGGATCGCTTCACGGCGGAAGTTCGATGAGAGTTGTGTCAATGCCGGTCTCCGAACTTGACGGGTTTGATCCTCTGACCGATGCAGTGGTATTTGGTGAGGACGAGATCATTGTCGATTCAAAATTCCCTGTGACAATGCCCATACTTGGAAATAAATATTCTCTCGATAAAGGAATAAACAGAGTACCTGAAGCACTGGCCCTCTTTCTATGCGCAAGAGGAATTGCTGAGTATTCAGGTGCTAAAAGGTAA
- a CDS encoding 50S ribosomal protein L44e, which yields MKMPVKFKTYCPYCRTHEVHEVEKVKKGRDLHLHWIDRQKARRSKVGNMGKFSKVPGGDKPTKRINVRYRCTKCGKAHLRAGVKAGKFELTE from the coding sequence ATGAAAATGCCAGTAAAATTCAAAACATATTGTCCGTACTGCAGAACCCATGAGGTTCACGAAGTAGAGAAAGTAAAGAAAGGCCGCGATCTACACTTACACTGGATTGACAGGCAGAAGGCACGCAGAAGTAAAGTAGGAAATATGGGTAAGTTCTCAAAAGTGCCTGGTGGAGACAAACCTACAAAAAGAATCAATGTGAGATACCGCTGCACAAAATGTGGCAAGGCGCACCTTCGCGCTGGTGTCAAAGCAGGAAAATTCGAGCTTACGGAGTGA
- a CDS encoding 30S ribosomal protein S27e yields the protein MVRVNRENRSKFYTVKCPDCENEQKIFQRASSVVDCVVCGKILAEPKGGNADIKAEIIAEHE from the coding sequence ATGGTTCGTGTAAACAGAGAAAACAGATCAAAATTTTATACAGTGAAATGCCCGGACTGCGAAAATGAACAGAAGATCTTTCAGAGGGCAAGCTCAGTCGTGGACTGTGTTGTCTGCGGAAAGATTCTTGCAGAGCCAAAGGGCGGAAATGCGGATATAAAGGCAGAGATTATTGCCGAACACGAGTAA
- a CDS encoding translation initiation factor IF-2 subunit alpha has product MYEREWPDEGELVVCTVTNVKDFVSFVSLDEYDDREGLIPIAEIARGWIKHIRDYVREGQKVVCKVLNVNKSRGHIDLSLKDVNDHQRKEKIHEWKNEQKAEKWVGFISEKSGVPAEEIISKFFPEYGALFPPFEDVLIDEEKTLSKLKLDESVAKAFVEVANENVKLPKVTISGTLVLTSDKPDGVNVIRRALRSAQPKIEGVELELVYVGAPKYRVKVTAPDYKSAENAINKVAKAAIGVMERAEGEGKFIRKQRSGKN; this is encoded by the coding sequence ATGTACGAGAGAGAATGGCCGGACGAAGGTGAACTTGTAGTATGCACGGTTACAAATGTGAAAGATTTTGTCTCATTTGTTTCACTTGATGAATACGATGACCGTGAAGGTCTGATACCTATTGCTGAGATTGCACGTGGATGGATTAAGCACATACGTGATTATGTCCGTGAAGGGCAGAAGGTTGTGTGTAAGGTTCTCAACGTGAACAAAAGCCGCGGGCACATAGATCTCTCTCTGAAAGATGTTAACGATCATCAGCGCAAGGAAAAGATCCATGAGTGGAAGAATGAGCAGAAGGCAGAGAAATGGGTTGGATTTATATCCGAAAAATCCGGTGTTCCTGCTGAAGAGATTATCTCAAAATTCTTCCCGGAATATGGCGCGCTTTTCCCTCCTTTTGAAGATGTGCTGATCGATGAGGAGAAAACACTTTCAAAACTCAAACTTGATGAAAGTGTTGCAAAGGCTTTTGTTGAAGTTGCAAATGAAAATGTAAAACTTCCTAAAGTTACTATCTCCGGCACTCTCGTTCTGACATCCGATAAACCTGACGGTGTTAATGTTATAAGAAGGGCACTCAGAAGTGCACAGCCAAAGATCGAAGGAGTCGAACTTGAGCTTGTGTACGTTGGTGCCCCGAAATACCGTGTAAAGGTGACTGCACCGGATTATAAATCCGCTGAAAATGCAATCAACAAGGTTGCAAAAGCAGCAATTGGTGTTATGGAGCGGGCAGAGGGTGAAGGTAAATTCATCAGAAAGCAGCGTTCCGGTAAAAACTGA
- a CDS encoding RNA-protein complex protein Nop10 → MTRHIRCCPKDSRYSLSSVCPVCGGSTVIAHPPRFSPQDRYGKYRREVRRNEGYNY, encoded by the coding sequence ATGACCAGACACATAAGATGCTGTCCTAAGGACAGCAGATATTCTCTTTCCTCTGTCTGTCCTGTTTGTGGTGGCAGTACTGTTATTGCACACCCCCCGCGTTTTTCTCCTCAGGACAGGTATGGGAAATACAGGAGGGAGGTTAGAAGAAATGAAGGATATAACTATTGA
- a CDS encoding proteasome assembly chaperone family protein → MKDITIDFFEENPEDNRCDIMIEGLPGVGQVGKLVAEHLIEELGAEKVAEIQSVFFPPQVIIDETGVAHMPNNEIFRYSGEGVSILFLTGDFQSSSSEGHYLMTDAYLDVAEKYGVKRIYTLGGYGVGHLIDEIRVLAAVNGETLRDEVEKAGAIFAKEEPGGGIIGASGLLLGLGARKGIEGICLMGETSGYLVDPKSSSSVLEVLSKLTGIEVDPTKLVERADEMEVFVERLKAMDQQKSDEELSYIG, encoded by the coding sequence ATGAAGGATATAACTATTGATTTTTTTGAAGAGAATCCTGAAGACAACAGATGCGATATAATGATCGAAGGTCTTCCGGGTGTGGGGCAGGTGGGTAAACTCGTAGCAGAGCACCTGATTGAAGAACTTGGTGCAGAAAAGGTAGCTGAGATCCAGTCTGTTTTCTTCCCTCCGCAGGTTATTATTGATGAAACCGGCGTAGCACATATGCCAAACAACGAAATTTTCAGATATTCCGGAGAAGGAGTTAGTATTCTCTTTCTGACAGGAGATTTTCAGAGCAGTTCATCTGAAGGTCATTATCTGATGACTGATGCATATCTGGATGTCGCTGAGAAATACGGAGTTAAACGAATATACACCCTTGGTGGATATGGCGTAGGGCACCTCATAGATGAGATCAGGGTTTTAGCCGCAGTGAACGGTGAAACTCTGAGAGATGAGGTTGAAAAAGCCGGCGCGATATTTGCAAAGGAAGAACCAGGCGGGGGCATAATCGGAGCATCAGGTCTTCTGTTAGGTCTTGGTGCCAGAAAGGGAATTGAAGGGATCTGCCTTATGGGCGAGACCTCCGGATATCTCGTAGATCCGAAAAGTTCCTCCAGTGTTCTTGAGGTTCTTTCAAAATTAACCGGAATAGAAGTTGATCCAACAAAACTTGTTGAAAGGGCGGATGAAATGGAAGTCTTTGTTGAACGCCTAAAAGCTATGGATCAGCAGAAATCCGATGAAGAACTGAGTTATATCGGTTAA
- a CDS encoding endonuclease Q family protein yields MILNADFHIHSLFSMAASKSMKPQKLLDSCVVKGIDVIGSGDAIHPKWRNMWDDSDIDYRGVTVIPTAEVEGKGKVHHLILMKDFETAENIYSDMAPFSKNISTGGRPHVALTGEKIAEIVHNNGGYVGPAHAFTPWTGMYGRFDSITECYGDEPVDLLELGLSADSSYAAGIEELKGIPFLSNSDAHSPAVNKIAREFNRIDVNNNSVKDIISAVLNNRIVLNAGFFPEEGKYNRTACSRCFRQFSAAEAEHCKWRCPDDGGAIKRGVYDRAKYLSKEGFTTERPDYIHIVPLGEIISNVLKTSSPNTKGCLKLYDEFIRKFDNEINALLNADTGDLSELNEGVGFAVEKFRRGEIILNPGGGGIYGTFEIPQK; encoded by the coding sequence ATGATTCTTAATGCTGATTTTCATATTCATTCTCTTTTTTCAATGGCGGCTTCAAAGAGTATGAAGCCTCAGAAATTACTTGATTCCTGTGTTGTTAAGGGCATTGATGTAATTGGCAGCGGTGATGCCATACACCCGAAATGGCGGAATATGTGGGATGATTCAGATATTGACTATCGTGGTGTGACCGTTATTCCGACAGCCGAAGTTGAAGGAAAGGGAAAGGTGCACCATCTTATTCTGATGAAGGATTTTGAGACCGCAGAAAATATTTATTCTGATATGGCTCCCTTCAGTAAGAATATCAGTACCGGAGGCCGCCCACATGTAGCTCTCACCGGTGAAAAGATAGCTGAGATCGTTCATAATAATGGCGGATATGTCGGCCCTGCTCATGCCTTTACTCCATGGACCGGGATGTACGGCAGATTTGACAGTATTACTGAATGTTATGGCGATGAGCCTGTGGATCTTCTTGAGCTTGGCCTTTCAGCGGATTCTTCCTATGCCGCCGGAATTGAAGAACTTAAAGGTATCCCGTTTCTCTCTAATTCCGATGCGCACAGCCCCGCAGTGAATAAGATTGCAAGGGAATTCAACAGGATTGATGTAAACAATAATTCTGTAAAAGATATTATCTCAGCCGTTCTGAATAACAGAATAGTTCTCAATGCAGGTTTTTTCCCTGAGGAGGGAAAATACAACCGGACAGCATGCTCACGCTGTTTCAGACAGTTCAGTGCCGCAGAGGCAGAACACTGCAAATGGAGATGTCCGGATGACGGCGGTGCGATAAAGAGAGGAGTTTATGACCGGGCAAAGTATCTCTCAAAAGAGGGATTTACTACAGAACGGCCGGATTATATCCATATCGTTCCGCTTGGTGAGATAATCAGTAATGTCCTTAAAACCTCTTCTCCCAATACAAAGGGCTGCCTGAAGCTTTATGATGAGTTCATCCGGAAATTTGACAATGAGATAAATGCCCTGTTAAATGCCGATACCGGTGATTTGTCAGAGTTAAATGAAGGAGTTGGTTTTGCTGTGGAGAAGTTCAGGAGAGGTGAAATTATTCTTAATCCCGGCGGCGGCGGAATTTACGGGACTTTTGAAATCCCACAAAAATGA
- a CDS encoding cobyrinate a,c-diamide synthase, with product MTPTIIIAGTHSGCGKTTISSAIMSALKKRGLRVQPFKVGPDFIDPTHHTDICGRVSRNLDPFMMGEDGVLRTFADASKDADISVIEGVMGLYDGLEGTDAGSTAHVAKILNAPVILIVDVKGSSRSANASVLGFTEFDRNVRVEGVIFNRIGSERHRAMISASLKREAVGWIPWEREKSLNSRHLGLKMAHETPPEESPAAFTQIIEDNTDLKRIIEIAGTGEEIPVPLRNSENSISTNTDKKARIGVAYDSAFNFYYQDNFDRLEKYGADIIYFSPMKDEMPAVDALYFGGGYPEIYMEKLEKSKCRTLIKKCADDDMPIYAECGGLIYLSRSIDYEGRKSDMCGILPADAVKMNRFQALGYVEATCRAEDSPLPSGISVKGHEFHYTKLNCDSDTKFAMELTRGKGIEDGRDGIYSGNTIGGYTHVYFTDRFAEAFVNNAVKYSER from the coding sequence ATGACACCAACAATAATTATTGCAGGAACGCATAGCGGGTGCGGGAAGACAACCATCTCATCCGCAATTATGTCTGCACTGAAAAAAAGAGGACTTAGGGTTCAGCCATTTAAGGTTGGTCCGGACTTTATAGACCCGACACACCATACAGATATATGTGGCAGGGTGTCAAGAAACCTTGACCCTTTTATGATGGGTGAGGATGGTGTCTTAAGAACATTTGCTGATGCCTCAAAGGATGCTGACATCTCTGTTATTGAAGGTGTTATGGGCCTGTATGACGGCCTTGAAGGAACAGATGCCGGGAGCACCGCCCACGTTGCAAAAATACTCAATGCTCCGGTAATTCTCATTGTTGATGTTAAAGGATCTTCAAGAAGTGCAAACGCTTCAGTCCTTGGATTTACAGAATTTGACAGAAATGTCAGAGTTGAAGGTGTAATCTTCAACCGGATCGGCAGTGAGAGGCACAGGGCAATGATTAGTGCATCACTTAAGAGAGAGGCTGTAGGATGGATTCCCTGGGAGAGGGAAAAATCACTTAACAGCCGACATCTTGGTCTTAAAATGGCTCATGAAACACCACCTGAAGAATCACCAGCGGCGTTTACACAGATAATAGAGGATAATACAGATCTAAAGAGAATTATTGAGATTGCAGGAACAGGAGAAGAAATCCCTGTACCACTCAGAAATTCTGAAAATTCAATAAGTACCAATACAGATAAAAAGGCAAGAATAGGAGTTGCATATGACAGTGCCTTTAACTTTTATTATCAGGATAATTTTGACAGGCTTGAAAAATACGGAGCAGATATCATTTATTTCAGCCCGATGAAAGATGAGATGCCCGCAGTTGATGCACTATATTTCGGTGGAGGTTACCCTGAGATCTATATGGAAAAGCTTGAGAAATCAAAGTGCCGCACTCTGATTAAAAAGTGTGCTGATGATGATATGCCTATCTATGCAGAGTGCGGCGGACTGATCTATCTCTCAAGGAGTATTGATTACGAAGGCAGAAAGTCAGATATGTGCGGAATCCTTCCGGCAGATGCAGTGAAAATGAACAGGTTTCAGGCACTTGGATATGTTGAGGCTACATGCAGGGCAGAAGACTCTCCTTTGCCATCCGGAATTTCAGTTAAAGGACATGAATTTCATTATACAAAACTTAACTGTGATTCTGACACAAAATTTGCCATGGAGTTAACACGCGGGAAGGGGATTGAAGACGGAAGAGACGGGATATACTCAGGAAATACAATAGGAGGATATACTCATGTATATTTTACAGACAGATTTGCAGAGGCATTTGTTAATAATGCAGTGAAATATTCCGAAAGATGA
- a CDS encoding cobalt-precorrin-7 (C(5))-methyltransferase: protein MLTEEAIYSIKKATLIYGSKRAIEICRRYIPEKAEVVEITDYKALRKLPEDAVVLSTGDPMFAGLGYLKGEVVPGISSMSYAFARLKIPLSKVAVSNAHGKEHMSAIKQASADIENGHISFIIADPDFDIGRFAEYLADKNILCNISVCENLGYPDERITSGNVQSPPKNRSGLFVVIAGDYTAGP, encoded by the coding sequence ATGCTGACAGAAGAAGCCATATATTCGATAAAAAAAGCAACCCTGATCTATGGATCAAAACGGGCTATTGAGATATGCCGGAGATACATACCGGAGAAAGCAGAGGTTGTTGAAATTACGGATTACAAAGCACTGAGAAAACTTCCTGAAGATGCTGTTGTGCTCTCAACAGGCGATCCGATGTTTGCAGGGCTTGGTTATCTTAAAGGAGAGGTTGTACCCGGAATTTCATCCATGAGTTATGCCTTTGCCAGGCTTAAAATTCCGCTTTCAAAGGTTGCAGTATCAAATGCACATGGAAAAGAGCATATGTCAGCAATAAAACAGGCATCTGCTGATATTGAAAACGGCCACATTTCTTTTATAATTGCGGACCCCGATTTTGATATTGGCAGATTTGCTGAATATCTGGCAGATAAAAATATCCTCTGTAATATCTCAGTATGTGAAAATCTTGGTTATCCTGATGAAAGAATTACCTCCGGAAATGTGCAAAGTCCGCCAAAAAACAGATCCGGACTTTTTGTAGTGATTGCGGGAGATTATACGGCAGGGCCATGA
- a CDS encoding cobalt-precorrin-5B (C(1))-methyltransferase has product MPKETEKRIRDPVSDFLYPEEWSERCSNTGDLRLVREGLAVLTSDGNILMRGFTTGSTAAAACKAAVLSLKKYVTDSVSIRTASGIRVNIKASGESGTGRSAKYSGDYKNDITSELLFIAIAEENPERNEFIAGEGIGRFSRDTPRYGEGSPAISNTSMKTITEAIDEALYETKIPGVTVTLSIPNGEEIGRRTLNPKVGVEGGISVLGSTGFVEPWDDHLSESVFDRIRAAEKVVITTGRIGLRFSRMLFPDYEAVLVGKYMEKGILAAEDNLILCGLPALILKFIDPEILSGTPYLTVEEMTIDPEWKIRAKKSISHYRRDHSGVRIVIINRNGGIEIDSSAGEEEGEFPE; this is encoded by the coding sequence ATGCCGAAAGAAACAGAAAAGAGGATTAGGGATCCGGTCTCGGATTTTCTCTACCCGGAAGAATGGTCTGAGAGATGCAGCAATACTGGAGATCTCAGGCTGGTAAGGGAGGGGCTTGCAGTGCTGACATCAGACGGAAATATTCTGATGAGAGGATTTACAACCGGAAGCACTGCTGCTGCGGCATGCAAGGCTGCCGTATTATCCCTCAAAAAATACGTCACTGACTCAGTCAGCATCAGAACTGCATCAGGAATCCGGGTGAATATAAAGGCATCCGGAGAATCCGGAACCGGCAGGTCGGCTAAATACTCAGGCGATTATAAGAATGACATCACCTCAGAACTTCTCTTCATTGCCATAGCTGAAGAAAATCCGGAAAGAAATGAATTTATTGCCGGAGAGGGAATAGGCAGGTTCTCAAGGGATACACCACGATATGGGGAGGGCAGTCCTGCTATCAGCAATACCTCTATGAAAACAATCACGGAGGCAATAGATGAGGCTCTTTACGAAACAAAAATTCCGGGTGTGACAGTCACTCTCTCCATTCCCAATGGTGAGGAGATCGGCAGAAGGACACTCAACCCAAAAGTAGGAGTTGAAGGCGGGATATCAGTTCTCGGCTCAACCGGATTTGTTGAACCCTGGGATGACCATCTCTCAGAATCTGTTTTTGACAGGATTAGGGCAGCCGAAAAGGTTGTTATCACAACCGGAAGAATCGGCCTTCGTTTTTCAAGAATGCTGTTTCCGGATTATGAGGCAGTCCTTGTAGGTAAATATATGGAGAAGGGCATATTGGCAGCAGAAGATAATCTGATTCTCTGCGGACTTCCGGCACTTATACTGAAGTTCATTGACCCTGAAATTCTCTCCGGCACCCCATACCTGACAGTTGAGGAGATGACTATTGATCCTGAATGGAAAATCAGGGCAAAGAAATCCATATCACACTACCGCAGAGATCATTCTGGAGTAAGAATCGTGATTATAAACAGAAACGGCGGAATTGAGATTGATTCATCCGCAGGCGAAGAAGAGGGAGAATTTCCGGAATGA
- a CDS encoding precorrin-8X methylmutase — MTENTYIDPGADTKEGYKISLTSRKLARQVVGDRTLEDRIRQRCAISVGDFVMADLTAFKNNPVDAGLSALEIRAPVITDIRMVQTGIRKKEHGSEIICALDYGADISKERGITRSSAGFIALREKVSGSVIVIGNAPSALLTVCDMIKEGIVPALVIGSPVGFVNAAESKELLRTLDVPSVSNRGTRGGTPPAVAAMNEIITMYAERNRKED, encoded by the coding sequence ATGACAGAAAATACGTATATTGATCCGGGTGCGGATACAAAAGAGGGTTATAAGATCTCCCTGACCAGCAGAAAACTTGCAAGGCAGGTGGTTGGTGACAGAACTTTAGAGGACAGAATCAGGCAGAGATGCGCAATTTCCGTTGGTGACTTTGTGATGGCAGATCTGACAGCATTTAAAAATAACCCTGTGGATGCAGGACTGTCTGCACTTGAGATAAGAGCGCCGGTTATCACTGATATCAGAATGGTTCAGACCGGAATCCGGAAAAAAGAGCACGGCAGTGAGATTATCTGTGCACTGGATTATGGTGCTGATATCTCAAAAGAGAGAGGCATCACAAGAAGTTCGGCAGGATTCATTGCGCTCAGAGAAAAAGTAAGTGGCTCAGTTATTGTCATCGGAAATGCACCCTCTGCGCTCCTCACAGTCTGTGATATGATCAAAGAGGGAATTGTTCCGGCACTTGTTATTGGAAGTCCTGTAGGGTTTGTAAATGCCGCTGAGTCAAAAGAGCTGTTAAGAACTCTTGATGTGCCCTCAGTATCGAACAGGGGCACAAGAGGTGGCACACCACCGGCAGTCGCAGCCATGAATGAGATAATCACAATGTATGCCGAAAGAAACAGAAAAGAGGATTAG